From the Bacteroidales bacterium genome, the window TCTATGAAATTTTCTTTTACAAATAATCTTCGGTAAATAAAATGAAATGCAACAATTACTACTGCAATCTTTATCGTAAGATTATATATTTTATGTAATTTTGTTTTATTACTCATTTGCGATGAACGAAAAAATTATTTTAGGAATCGATCCGGGAACAAACATAATGGGCTACGGCTTCATCCTGAATAAAAATAAAACTATTGAACTGATTACGATGGGAGTAGTAAAACTCGACAAACTCGATAATCAGCCATTAAAACTAAAAAAAATTTTTGAATCGGTATCAGAATTAATTGAAAGATATAAACCCGATGAATTTTCCATTGAAGCTCCTTTCTATGGAAAAAATGTTCAATCGATGCTTAAACTTGGTAGAGCGCAGGGAGTTGCAATTGCAGCTGCATTGAATCGTTCGCTTCCGGTTTTTGAATATTCGCCACGAAAAATAAAACAGGCAATTACCGGAAATGGTAATGCTTCAAAAGAGCAAGTTGCTGCCATGCTGTGTACTTTGATGAATATAAAAGAAACACCACAGTTCTTCGATGCAACGGATGGTTTGGCTGCTGCCGTTTGTCATTATTTCCAGAATAAAGTTTCTATAACTGATGATAAAAAATATTCGGGATGGAAAACTTTTATTAACAACAATCCCGACAGACAGGTAAAACCCAGATAGTCCCAAAGGAATATAATTACCTTCATTGCAAACTGAAATTTATTACATTTACATTATTATCAATTGTAAAAATATTTATGAAAAATAATAATGGCACTTTAATGCAATATTTCCATTGGTATTATCCGAATGATGGTTCACTTTGGAAAAAAGTAGCAACAGAAGCAAAGAATCTTGCAGAATCAGGAATAACAGCTCTTTGGTTACCACCTGCATATAAAGCTACAAAAGGTATTGATGATACGGGTTATGGTGTTTATGATTTATACGATTTGGGTGAATTCGATCAGAAAGGTACCATCAGAACAAAATATGGAACCAAAGATGAATACCTTAATGCTATTAGCGCAGCACACAAAGCGAAAATTCAGGTATATGCCGATGTTGTTCTTAATCATAAAGCGGGTGCCGATGATTACGAACGTGTTGAAGCCAAAAGGGTTTATGCCGATAATCGCAATATTGAATATGGCGAACCTGATTATATTGATGCGTGGACATCATTTAAATTTCCGGGTAGAAATGGAAAGTATTCACAATTTCAGTGGTTCTGGAAACACTTTGATGGCGTTGATTGGGATGAGAACAAAAAAGAAAAAGCCATCTTTAAATTTACAATGAGAGATTCGAATTGGGAGCCTATCTTAGATCCGGAAGTTGGGAATTACGATTACCTGATGTTTGCTGATATTGATTTTATGGATCCTGATGTGAATAACGAACTAAGGACTTGGGGCAAGTGGTATATCGATTTCACTGGTGTTGACGGGTTTCGTCTTGATGCCATCAAGCATATTAAATTCGATTTTTTCAGAGACTGGCTTAACGATATGCGTTCTTATTCCAAGAAAGATCTTTTTACTGTTGGAGAATATTGGAATTATAACTTGCGCATTCTGTTATTGTATTTAGAAAAATCAAATTATGAAATGTCGTTATTCGATGCGCCTCTTCATATGAACTTTTATAATGCTTCAAAAGAAGGCCGGGATTACGATTTACGCAAAATATTTGATAATACATTATTACAGGTAATGCCAATAAACACTGTAACTGTTGTTGAAAATCATGATACGCAACCTTTGCAGTCGCTCGAATCAACTGTTGATTATTGGTTCAAACCATTGGCATATTCAATTATCTTATTAAGAGCTGAAGGTTATCCATGTATTTTTTATCCAGATTATTATGGCGCATCATACAGGGATTACGGCAGAGATGGCAAACAATATGACATTGCACTTGCACCTGTTCAAAAACTTCAGGAACTGATAAAAGCACGACAACTTTTTGCTTATGGTCAACAACGCGATTATTTTGATCATCCTAATGTAATAGGCTGGACAAGGGAAGGAGACACAGATCATCCCAATTCAGGAATAGCTGTACTATTAAGTAATGGCGATGACGGATGGAAATGGATGGAAGTGGGAAAAGCACATGCAGGTAAAATATTTATTGATTTTCTTGGTAATCATTCGGGTGAAGTTACAATCAATACAGATGGCTGGGGTGAATTTAAAACAAAGGGAGGTTCAGTTTCTGCATGGGTCTGTAAAAATTAATCGAATGAGATTTAAAAAATAAAAAATCATAGTATTATATAAAAGCAAAAATGTTTTCACGCAGTAGCGGAATATTACTACATATATCATCATTACCCGGAAAATACGGGATAGGTAGTCTTGGTAAAGAAGCATTTAAATTTGCTGATTTTCTAAGTAATGCCGGTCAATCATTATGGCAGATTCTTCCTTTATGTCCAACAGGTTCGGGTAACTGTCCTTATCAAGGACTTTCAGCATTTGCCGGTAATCATATTTTTATTGATGTGGATATTCTTGTTTCTGATGGTTTTTTGAAGCAGCGGGATCTAGAAGGATTCCACTTCACAGATAAAATGGAATATTCACAGATTATAATTCATAAAACTCATTTATTTAAAAAAGCATATTCAAATTTTATTTTTAATAAATTTTCTGAGAGAGATGAATACAATGAATTCTGCTTTAGTAATGCATCATGGCTTAACGATTACGCTCTATTTATGGCATTGTTGGAGCAATACAACGGACAACCATGGCATAAATGGGAAAGGGCTTTAAAGTTTCGTGAAAAGAAAGCATTAATAAAAACTACAAAAAAACTTGAACAGGAGATTGGCTTTCATAAATTTTTACAATTCATTTTTTTCAGGCAATGGTTTTCTTTAAAAAAATATGTTAATGAAAAAGGCATAAAAATAATAGGCGATAACCCTATATATTTATCTTACGAAAGTTGCGATGTGTGGGCTAATCCTGAACTTTTTTTTCTTGATGAAAATCTTAATCCATTAAAAGTTTCAGGAGTTCCGCCTGATTTTTTCAATTCAGATGGACAAATGTGGGGACATCCATTATATAATTGGAAGGTTCATAAAAAAACAAATTTTTCCTGGTGGATCGATAATATGAAAGCAACTTTAGACATTGTAGATATTTTGCGTATTGATCATTTTATTGGTTTTATTAACTATTGGGCAATTCCTTATGGAGAAAAAACTGCAAAAAATGGAAAATGGGAGAAAGCGCCGGGGAATGATTTATTTAAATGTTTGAAGAAAGCATTAGGGAATATTCCGCTTATTGCAGAAGATCTGGGAAATAAAACAGAAAAAGTGGATAAGTTAATGAAAAGTATGAATTTCCCAGGCATGGCATTACTTCAGGAAGGTATTACAGGTGGAAGCGGTCATCCATTTGCACCACATAATTTCGATTCAGTTAATCATGTAATTTATACCAGTACACATGACAGCAATACAGTAAAAGGATGGTTTAGTCAACTTAATCGTTCAGATAAAAAGCAGGTAATGAAATATCTTGGATGTGATGAAAATAATGTTGTAAAAGATATGATAAAACAAGCATGGTCGTCAGTAGCAATCTTTTCAATAGCGCAAATGCAAGATATTTTGGAACTGGGTAGTGATGCCAGGATGAATATTCCCGGAACCATTACAAACAACTGGCAATGGCGGCTTAAAGCGAATTATTTACATAAATCAAATATTGATTGGCTTTCCGAAATAACCAAACAATATAATAGATAGGCCGAACAGAAATTATTTTACAAATCAAATTATCAATTTGTTTAGTGTGATATTTTTCAAGAGGAATTACGTTTAATAACATAAAAAAAAATTTATCCACATAACAAAAAAAGCCACTGATACCGTGGCTTTTGCTCCCCCTGCTGTCCGCCACGGCGGATNNNNNNNNNNNNNNNNNNNNNNNNNNNNNNNNNNNNNNNNNNNNNNNNNNNNNNNNNNNNNNNNNNNNNNNNNNNNNNNNNNNNNNNNNNNNNNNNNNNNCAGTTACATTATTTTTTAAGAAATCTCTACCAACACCGGATTTTAAATATTTTTCGTATTGCATAGCTTCGGCTCTTGAATCAAATTCTTTTGAAAAAATCAAAATCCATGGACCTTTGTTTTTAGTAAACTTTCCAAGTATTTCAGCATTATGTTCATAAATTCTACGATGAATATCATTAGTCTGCCCGGTATAATGTTTACCGGAAGAAACACTTTTAAGAACATAGACAAAAAATTTCCCCATACAACAAAAAAGCCACTGATACCGTGGCTTTTGCTCCCCCTGCTGTCCGCCACGGCGGATTGAACCAGCGACATATTAGTAATCAGTTACATTATTTTTTAAGAAATCTCTACCAACACCGGATTTTAAATATTTTTCATAACGCATAGCTTCGGCTCTGGAATCAAATTCTTTTGAAAAAATTAAATTCCAAGGGCCTTTGTTTTTAGTAAACTTACCAAGCGTCCCTTCATTATGCTCAATAATTCTGCGTTGAACATCCATTGTTTGACCCGTATAATGTTTACCAGAAGAAACACTTTTCAAAACATAAACAAAATATTTATCCATACAACAAAAAAGCCGCTGATAGTGCGGCTTTTGCTCCCCCTGCTGGACTTGAACCAGCGACCCTCTGATTAACAGTCAGATGCTCTAACCAACTGAGCTAAGGAGGAATTTATTTTATGTTTTAATTATTAAAAGAACGATATTTTTTACTCCTCCTTATTGATGCTATAACCTTCCGATAATTATCAGGATGAGTTAAAAAGGAATATTCATGTTTAAGGTGTGCAAAAGTAAAAGTAAATTTTGAATTCTCCAATAATATTTTTAAAATTTGCAAAAAAATATATTTTATGAAGAAAATTTTGGGTATTGGAAATGCGTTGGTTGACTTGATGACACAAATAAATGATGATTCTTTACTTTCGGAATTAAAACTTCCTAAAGGAAGCATGCAGCTTGTCGATAAAAATGTTTCGCGTAATATTATTGAAAAAACAAAAAATTTTAAACGTACCATTACAAGTGGAGGTTCTGCAGCAAATACCATACATGGGCTTTCAAGTTTAGGTATAAAAACTGGATTTATTGGCAAAGTTGGAAAAGATGAAATGGGTAAGTATTTTAAGGATGATATGGAGAAAAACAAAATTAAAACATATCTACTTGAAAGCAGTTCAGATTCAGGAGTTGCTGTTGCTCTTGTAAGCCCTGATGGTGAAAGAACTTTTGCCGTACATCTTGGTGCAGCAGTAGAACTTATTGCAGAAGATATTAAAACGGAATTTTTTAAAGGATACGACCTTCTTCATATAGAAGGTTATCTTTTACAGAATTATTCTCTTATTGAAACAGCTTGTGGTTTGGCTAAAAAAAATGGATTAAAGGTTTCCCTTGATCTTGCAAGTTTTAATGTTGTGGAAGCTCATCGCGACTTTTTGGAATATATCAGTAAAGAATATGCAGATATTATATTTGCAAACGAAGATGAAGCTAAAGCAATGACTGGTCATCATCCCGAAGAAGCTTTAAACCATATTGCGCAATGGTGCGATGTAGCTGTAGTGAAAACTGGTAAAAAAGGGTCGCTGGTAAAAACAAACGGAGAAATATTTAAAATAGATTCAATAAATACAAATGTTGTTGATACTACTGGTGCGGGAGATTTATATGCAGCAGGATTCCTTTTTGGTTTATTAAATGAAATATCTATTAATGAATGTGGACGAATAGGTTCATTATTGGGTAAACATGTGATTGAACAGATTGGAGCTAAAATACCTGATGATGTTTGGGGAGAAATAAAAAAGATGATATAACTTTAATTTATAAAAAAAAAGCAACTTCACCAGTTGCTTTTTTTTATAATCCAAAATACCTAAACCAATATAATTATTCTTTAACAAATCTTTTTATTATTGTTCCTTCTGCACATTCAGCTTTAATGAAGTATACTCCTTTTCCAAGATCGGAGATATTGATTTTTGTGTTTTTATTTTTTGCAGATTTTGTAAACAATAATTTTCCTTGAACATTATATACGTAGAAATTTACATTTTTAATATTTTCATATGAAACAGAAATAACATCAGTTGCAGGGTTTGGATAGATTTCAAAAGAATATGTTGCATCAGGTGTATGTGGAATACTTGTAAATATTGAATTTGAAGGTTCTGATTCACATCCATTTTCTGTAACAATTACGTAATAGGTATCAACAGTTGTCGGAGTATATGTCTGGCCTGTTGCACCTGTTATTAATCCGGAAGAGTTATACCACTGGTTACCTGTAGTTGCCGATGATGAAAGATAAGTCCCGATCTGTGTAATTACCGGAGTAGCTGGCAAATCTTTTACTGTTACAGTAGTGCTAATATATGAAGGACAAC encodes:
- the ruvC gene encoding crossover junction endodeoxyribonuclease RuvC, with the translated sequence MNEKIILGIDPGTNIMGYGFILNKNKTIELITMGVVKLDKLDNQPLKLKKIFESVSELIERYKPDEFSIEAPFYGKNVQSMLKLGRAQGVAIAAALNRSLPVFEYSPRKIKQAITGNGNASKEQVAAMLCTLMNIKETPQFFDATDGLAAAVCHYFQNKVSITDDKKYSGWKTFINNNPDRQVKPR
- a CDS encoding alpha-amylase; the encoded protein is MKNNNGTLMQYFHWYYPNDGSLWKKVATEAKNLAESGITALWLPPAYKATKGIDDTGYGVYDLYDLGEFDQKGTIRTKYGTKDEYLNAISAAHKAKIQVYADVVLNHKAGADDYERVEAKRVYADNRNIEYGEPDYIDAWTSFKFPGRNGKYSQFQWFWKHFDGVDWDENKKEKAIFKFTMRDSNWEPILDPEVGNYDYLMFADIDFMDPDVNNELRTWGKWYIDFTGVDGFRLDAIKHIKFDFFRDWLNDMRSYSKKDLFTVGEYWNYNLRILLLYLEKSNYEMSLFDAPLHMNFYNASKEGRDYDLRKIFDNTLLQVMPINTVTVVENHDTQPLQSLESTVDYWFKPLAYSIILLRAEGYPCIFYPDYYGASYRDYGRDGKQYDIALAPVQKLQELIKARQLFAYGQQRDYFDHPNVIGWTREGDTDHPNSGIAVLLSNGDDGWKWMEVGKAHAGKIFIDFLGNHSGEVTINTDGWGEFKTKGGSVSAWVCKN
- the malQ gene encoding 4-alpha-glucanotransferase codes for the protein MFSRSSGILLHISSLPGKYGIGSLGKEAFKFADFLSNAGQSLWQILPLCPTGSGNCPYQGLSAFAGNHIFIDVDILVSDGFLKQRDLEGFHFTDKMEYSQIIIHKTHLFKKAYSNFIFNKFSERDEYNEFCFSNASWLNDYALFMALLEQYNGQPWHKWERALKFREKKALIKTTKKLEQEIGFHKFLQFIFFRQWFSLKKYVNEKGIKIIGDNPIYLSYESCDVWANPELFFLDENLNPLKVSGVPPDFFNSDGQMWGHPLYNWKVHKKTNFSWWIDNMKATLDIVDILRIDHFIGFINYWAIPYGEKTAKNGKWEKAPGNDLFKCLKKALGNIPLIAEDLGNKTEKVDKLMKSMNFPGMALLQEGITGGSGHPFAPHNFDSVNHVIYTSTHDSNTVKGWFSQLNRSDKKQVMKYLGCDENNVVKDMIKQAWSSVAIFSIAQMQDILELGSDARMNIPGTITNNWQWRLKANYLHKSNIDWLSEITKQYNR
- a CDS encoding GIY-YIG nuclease family protein, whose amino-acid sequence is MGKFFVYVLKSVSSGKHYTGQTNDIHRRIYEHNAEILGKFTKNKGPWILIFSKEFDSRAEAMQYEKYLKSGVGRDFLKNNVT
- a CDS encoding GIY-YIG nuclease family protein — protein: MDKYFVYVLKSVSSGKHYTGQTMDVQRRIIEHNEGTLGKFTKNKGPWNLIFSKEFDSRAEAMRYEKYLKSGVGRDFLKNNVTDY
- a CDS encoding adenosine kinase, producing MKKILGIGNALVDLMTQINDDSLLSELKLPKGSMQLVDKNVSRNIIEKTKNFKRTITSGGSAANTIHGLSSLGIKTGFIGKVGKDEMGKYFKDDMEKNKIKTYLLESSSDSGVAVALVSPDGERTFAVHLGAAVELIAEDIKTEFFKGYDLLHIEGYLLQNYSLIETACGLAKKNGLKVSLDLASFNVVEAHRDFLEYISKEYADIIFANEDEAKAMTGHHPEEALNHIAQWCDVAVVKTGKKGSLVKTNGEIFKIDSINTNVVDTTGAGDLYAAGFLFGLLNEISINECGRIGSLLGKHVIEQIGAKIPDDVWGEIKKMI